A region from the Aegilops tauschii subsp. strangulata cultivar AL8/78 chromosome 5, Aet v6.0, whole genome shotgun sequence genome encodes:
- the LOC109760571 gene encoding uncharacterized protein, whose amino-acid sequence MEERRGGGGGGRGSGKGPAAGKMMSLNEFVSSMAPLIDLEKAAEISAESEASSKRKERRGSVMPNLKCTDAQTGLMGKTLLEFQPNKSDVLPPHKFGTHDVVALKPNKADAGSPALGQGVVYRLKDSSITVVFDDIPEDGLNSPLRLEKLANEVTYRRMKDALIQLSKGIQAGPSANLVPVLFGENSPMRSKDAVKFSPFNKNLDDSQKDAISKALRSRDAFLLHGPPGTGKTTTIIEIILQEVKRGAKILACAASNIAVDNIVERLSQYRTKLVRLGHPARLLPQVLDSALDAQVLRADNSSLAGDIRKEMKVLNSKLLKAKDRNTKRDIRKELKTLAKEERKRQQLAVADVIKNADVVLSTLTGASTKKLAGITFDLVIIDEAAQALEVACWIALLKGPRCVLAGDHLQLPPTIQSVEAEKKGMGKTLFERLTEGYGEEITSMLTVQYRMHELIMNWSSKELYDNKIKAHSSVAGHMLYDLEGVNKSSSTEPTIILVDTTGCDMEEVKDEEESTMNEGEAAVSIAHAKLLVESGVRAIDIGIITPYSAQVTCLKMLRNKDAKLKDLEISTVDGFQGREKEAIIISMVRSNPKKEVGFLSDHRRMNVAVTRARRQCCVVCDAETVSSDRFLKRLVEYFEENGEYLSASEYQSS is encoded by the exons ATGGAGGAgcggagaggaggcggcggcggggggcggggctccggcaaggggccggcggcggggaagatgATGTCGCTCAACGAGTTCgtctcctccatggcgcccctcATCGACCTGGAGAAG GCGGCGGAGATATCGGCGGAGTCGGAGGCCAGCTCCaagaggaaggagaggaggggGTCCGTCATGCCCAACCTCAAGTGCACCGACGCACAG ACGGGGCTGATGGGGAAGACGCTCCTCGAGTTCCAGCCCAACAAGAGCGACGTGCTTCCGCCTCACAAG TTTGGTACGCACGACGTGGTTGCCCTCAAGCCAAATAAAGCAGATGCTGGATCCCCTGCTCTTGGGCAAGGTGTAGTTTATCGCTTGAAG GATTCTTCCATTACCGTCGTTTTTGATGATATTCCTGAAGATGGATTAAATAGCCCTCTCCGTCTTGAGAAGCTTGCGAATGAG GTTACTTACCGCAGGATGAAGGATGCATTAATTCAACTTAGCAAGGGCATCCAAGCCGGACCTTCTGCAAACCTTGTTCCTGTGTTATTTGGAGAGAACTCCCCTATGCGTTCCAAGGATGCCGTGAAGTTCAGTCCGTTTAACAAGAATTTGGATGACTCACAG AAAGATGCTATCTCGAAGGCCCTCAGATCAAGGGATGCTTTTTTGCTTCATGGACCTCCTGGAACTGGGAAGACAACAACCATCATTGAGATAATATTGCAGGAGGTCAAGCGTGGGGCGAAAATTCTTGCTTGTGCTGCTTCCAACATTGCTGTCGATAACATTGTTGAGCGACTCTCACAGTATAG AACAAAATTGGTGAGGTTAGGGCATCCTGCCCGTTTACTACCGCAAGTGTTGGACAGTGCTCTTGATGCACAG GTACTGCGAGCAGATAATAGCAGCTTGGCCGGAGACATTCGCAAGGAAATGAAG GTGCTTAATAGCAAATTGCTGAAAGCTAAAGATAGAAACACGAAAAGGGACATCAGGAAAGAGCTTAAAACCCTTGCCAAAGAGGAGCGAAAACGACAGCAGCTTGCAGTCGCTGATGTCATAAAAAATGCAGATGTTGTACTGTCGACTTTGACAGGTGCATCTACCAAAAAGCTAGCTGGCATTACATTTGATTTGGTAATTATTGATGAGGCTGCTCAGGCACTCGAGGTGGCATGTTGGATAGCCTTACTGAAG GGGCCAAGGTGCGTGCTTGCTGGAGACCATCTTCAACTTCCTCCAACGATCCAAAGTGTTGAGGCTGAGAAAAAGGGTATGGGAAAGACACTCTTTGAACGCCTTACAGAAGGTTATGGAGAGGAAATCACATCCATGCTCACTGTCCAGTACAGGATGCACGAGCTAATCATGAACTGGTCATCAAAAGAACTTTACGATAATAAG ATCAAAGCGCATTCTAGTGTTGCTGGGCATATGCTCTATGATCTTGAAGGAGTGAATAAATCTTCTTCAACAGAACCAACTATTATACTCGTTGACACTACAGG GTGTGACATGGAAGAAGTGAAAGATGAAGAGGAGAGCACCATGAATGAGGGCGAGGCTGCAGTATCCATTGCTCATGCCAAGTTGCTTGTTGAGAGTGGTGTCCGTGCAATTGATATTGGCATTATTACGCCGTATTCTGCGCAG GTAACCTGCCTGAAAATGTTgagaaataaagatgctaaaTTGAAGGACTTGGAGATATCAACAGTTGATGGATTTCAGGGTAGGGAGAAAGAGGCCATAATCATTTCGATGGTCAGATCCAACCCAAAGAAAGAG GTTGGGTTCTTGAGTGACCATAGGCGGATGAACGTCGCCGTAACACGAGCAAGGCGGCAGTGCTGCGTAGTGTGCGATGCCGAGACCGTAAGCAGCGACAGATTCCTGAAACGCTTGGTTGAGTACTTTGAGGAGAACGGCGAGTACCTGAGCGCGTCTGAGTACCAGAGCAGCTGA